The proteins below come from a single Pleuronectes platessa chromosome 1, fPlePla1.1, whole genome shotgun sequence genomic window:
- the LOC128445456 gene encoding isocitrate dehydrogenase [NAD] subunit alpha, mitochondrial, translating into MAGNAWRSMLSQVVGGVVRRPALSSASFSRGMQTVTMIPGDGIGPEISASVMKIFEAAKAPISWEERNVTAIKGPGGRWMIPADAKDSMDKSKIGLKGPLKTPIAAGHPSMNLLLRKTFDLYANVRPCVSIEGYKTPYTDVNLVTIRENTEGEYSGIEHQIVDGVVQSIKLITEDASRRIAEYAFEYARNNQRSSVTAVHKANIMRMSDGLFLRKCREVAETFKDIKFTEMYLDTVCLNMVQDPTQFDVLVMPNLYGDILSDLCAGLIGGLGVTPSGNIGANGVAIFESVHGTAPDIAGLDMANPTALLLSAVMMLRHMGLHSYGNKIQTACFDTIRDKKVLTGDLGGNSKCSEFTAEICRRVQDLD; encoded by the exons ATGGCTGGCAACGCGTGGAGGTCAATG CTGTCCCAGGTGGTGGGGGGTGTGGTGAGGAGACCCGCTCTGTCCTCAGCTTCCTTTTCCAGAGGG ATGCAGACGGTCACTATGATTCCCGGCGACGGGATTGGACCAGAGATCTCTGCGTCTGTGATGAAGATCTTTGAAGCAGCTAAA GCGCCGATCAGTTGGGAGGAGCGCAACGTGACGGCCATTAAGGGACCTGGTGGGAGGTGGATGATTCCTGCTGATGCTAAAGACTCGATGGACAAGAGCAAGATCGGACTGAAGG GACCCCTGAAGACGCCCATCGCTGCAGGTCACCCCTCCATGAACCTGCTGCTCAGgaagacctttgacctctacGCCAACGTGCGCCCCTGCGTCTCCATCGAGGGCTACAAGACCCCGTACACTGACGTCAACCTGGTCACCATCAGAGAGAACACTGAGGGCGAGTACAGCGGCATCGAACACCAG ATCGTGGACGGCGTGGTCCAGAGCATCAAGCTGATCACAGAGGACGCCAGCAGACGCATCGCTGAGTACGCCTTCGAGTACGCCCGCAACAACCAGAGGAGCAGCGTGACGGCCGTCCACAAGGCCAACATCAT gcggATGTCAGATGGTCTGTTCCTCAGGAAGTGTCGTGAGGTTGCAGAGACCTTCAAAGACATCAAGTTCACTGAGATGTACCTGGACACAGTTTGTCTCAAT atgGTTCAGGACCCGACCCAGTTTGACGTCCTGGTGATGCCCAACCTGTACGGAGACATTCTGAG tgaCCTGTGTGCCGGTCTGATCGGAGGACTCGGGGTCACGCCCAGCGGGAACATCGGCGCCAACGGAGTCGCCATATTTGAATCG GTCCACGGCACCGCCCCGGACATCGCCGGGCTGGACATGGCGAACCCCACCGCCCTGCTGCTCAGCGCCGTCATGATGCTGCGTCACATGGGCCTCCACTCCTACGGCAACAAGATCCAGACGGCCTGCTTCGACACCATCAGAGACAAGAAG GTTCTCACTGGAGACCTCGGAGGAAACTCAAAGTGTTCTGAGTTCACGGCGGAGATCTGCCGACGCGTTCAGGATCTGGACTGA
- the LOC128445538 gene encoding calcium and integrin-binding family member 2 gives MGNKQTTFTDEQLEAYQDCTFFTRKEILRLHGRYRELAPHLVPLDYTNSPDIRVPLTLIVTMPELKENPFRDRIVATFSEDGQGNLSFNDFVDMFSALCETSPRELKNIYAFKIYDYNRDNFICKEDLEKTLNKLTKGELTPEEVALVCDKAIEEADLDGDRKLSFADFENMISKAPDFLSNFHIRI, from the exons AtgggaaacaaacagacaacCTTCACCGACGAGCAGCTGGAGGCTTATCAG GACTGCACCTTCTTCACCCGGAAAGAAATCCTGCG GTTACATGGCAGATATCGTGAACTGGCTCCACACTTGGTTCCTCTGGATTACACCAACAGCCCCGACATCCGAGTTCCTCTGACGCTCATCGTCACGATGCCTGAGCTGAAG GAGAATCCGTTCAGAGACAGAATCGTGGCGACGTTCTCCGAGGACGGACAGGGGAACCTGAGCTTCAATGACTTTGTGGACAtgttctctgctctgtgtgaaaCGTCGCCCAGAGAACTCAAGAACATTTACGCCTTCAAGATCTACG ACTATAACAGGGACAACTTCATCTGCAAGGAGGACCTGGAGAAGACTCTGAACAAGCTGACCAAGGGAGAGCTGACGCCGGAGGAGGTGGCGCTGGTGTGTGACAAAGCCATCGAGGAGGCCGACCTGGACGGAGACAGGAAACTCTCCTTCGCCGACTTCGAGAACATGATCTCCAAGGCTCCGGACTTCCTCAG CAACTTTCACATACGAATATGA